The genome window CTGCTGGTGGAGGGCCGGAGCGACGAGGTCGTGCCTCGCCTCGCGCGTGAGCTCGCGGTCGATCGCGTGGTCGCGCAGGCGTGGACCGAGCCGCTCGGGCGCGCCCGAGATCGCCGCGTGCGCGCGCGCCTCACCGTGCCGCTCGAGCTCTTGGACGGCGAGCTGCTCGCGGCGCATGGCGCGGTGCGGACGGGAGGCGGCGGACCGTTCTCGGTGTTCACGCCCTTCGCGCGCGCGTTTCGGCGCGACGTGGCGATAGGCCCGTGTCTGCCATCGCCGCGCACGCTCCCGCCGCTGCCCGAGGCGGCCCGCGCCGTGCGCACGCGGGAGGTCCCCACGCTCGCCGAGCTCGGCCTCACCGAGAACCCTCGCCTCCTCCGGGGCGGCGAGCGCGCGGCCCGCGCGCGCCTCGAGGCCTTCGTGGCCACTCGGCTCGAGGCGTACGCGAGCGGCCGCGATCTCCTCGGCGTCGACGGCACGAGCCGCCTCTCCCAGGATCTCAAGTTCGGCGTGCTCTCGCCGCGCACCGTGTGGAACGCGGTGACCGCCGCCTCGGCCGAGGCGCCGGCGCGCATCGAAGAGGGCGCCGACAAGCTCACGAACGAGCTGCTCTGGCGCGAGTTCACCCACCACGTGGTCGACGCGCGCCCCGAGGTCCTGACCGAGCCGTTCAAGCCGGCCTTCCGCCGCTTCCCGTGGCGCGACGACGAGGCCTCCTGGGCCGCGTGGCGGGACG of Myxococcales bacterium contains these proteins:
- a CDS encoding deoxyribodipyrimidine photo-lyase; amino-acid sequence: MRTLVWFRGKDLRVSDHAPLRRAAAAGEVVPLFVLDPYFFAPERARELPHRMQFLLESLASLAQNLAHAGTRLLLVEGRSDEVVPRLARELAVDRVVAQAWTEPLGRARDRRVRARLTVPLELLDGELLAAHGAVRTGGGGPFSVFTPFARAFRRDVAIGPCLPSPRTLPPLPEAARAVRTREVPTLAELGLTENPRLLRGGERAARARLEAFVATRLEAYASGRDLLGVDGTSRLSQDLKFGVLSPRTVWNAVTAASAEAPARIEEGADKLTNELLWREFTHHVVDARPEVLTEPFKPAFRRFPWRDDEASWAAWRDGRTGYPVVDAAARELLATGFVHNRARMITASFLTKHLLLSYTRGEAHYLRYLTDGDWIQNNAGWQWSAGCGCDAQPYFRVFNPITQGQKFDPDGAYVKRWLPELARLDAKHIHAPWLAPALSLRAAGLRLGESYPHPIVDHATARERFLATAKAALSPS